A window of Elusimicrobiaceae bacterium contains these coding sequences:
- a CDS encoding prepilin-type N-terminal cleavage/methylation domain-containing protein: protein MKKGFTLIELLIVVLIIGVLTAIALPQYQTATDKSRYATLMP from the coding sequence ATGAAAAAAGGTTTCACGTTAATTGAATTATTAATAGTTGTGTTAATTATCGGTGTGTTAACTGCAATTGCTTTGCCGCAGTACCAAACCGCCACCGATAAAAGCCGGTACGCTACTTTGATGCCG